In Daphnia pulicaria isolate SC F1-1A chromosome 5, SC_F0-13Bv2, whole genome shotgun sequence, a single genomic region encodes these proteins:
- the LOC124340984 gene encoding mannosylglucosyl-3-phosphoglycerate phosphatase-like, whose amino-acid sequence MSPTAAHLTEEKTLTILHFNDVYNVESVNTEPVGGAARFCTAFKSFSHLHPLVLFSGDVFAPSFMSTFTKGEQMVPVLNALNIQCAVYGNHEFDFGIDVLKQRVEATTFPWLMSNVIDNETRRPLADGKSSLVIDWHGTRIGLVGLVEKEWLDTLSAVDPEHVTYTDYVKCGRLLARNLKDIQGCRTVIALTHMRTPNDLRLAKEVEEIDLILGGHDHVSAFIEVENRCIIKSGTDFRQFSEITMRFSGENEKPSISVRLMDVTSQYDEDVDLKKVLDGFAGVIGEKMEEVLGEFTVPLDGRFSSVRTSETNLGNFICDIMVAATDSDLALINSGTLRSDKIHPPGPFKFRDLNQILPMLNPLIVVEISGEDLLATLENGVCMYPKWEGRFLQVGGMSFAFDPTKPPLQRVDPRFVRIGDQYLELKTKYRLVSKAYIIAGKDGFDILKKQKILVDEEDSLPLNCAVQNHFQAIQKLLRRHSLARSIESELHPDGIPANCIPTAIPETESIRLRRCSTIEAPNEALLFEDSSAVVDVEVPIHNRPRAPKLQRQSSMEEVEKASCKLEPRIEGRIVVLNEETLVHLLSEREAWEKSVARTIRESSEN is encoded by the exons ATGTCACCCACGGCGGCCCATCTGACTGAAGAAAAAACTCTCACCATTCTTCACTTTAACGACGTGTACAATGTGGAGTCGGTGAACACGGAGCCTGTTGGCGGAGCAGCTCGTTTCTGCACGGcatttaaatcattctctcattTGCATCCCTTGGTGTTGTTCAGCGGTGATGTATTCGCTCCGTCATTCA TGAGTACATTCACCAAAG gagAGCAGATGGTTCCAGTCCTAAATGCCCTAAATATTCAATGCGCGGTCTACGGAAACCACGAATTCG atTTTGGTATTGACGTATTGAAGCAAAGAGTTGAAGCCACTACGTTTCCCTGGTTAATGTCCAACGTGATAGACAACGAGACACGGAGGCCGCTG gCAGATGGAAAGTCCAGTCTAGTTATTGATTGGCACGGAACCCGCATTGGACTG GTGGGATTAGTGGAGAAAGAATGGCTGGACACCCTTTCAGCGGTTGATCCGGAACATGTAACCTACACCGATTACGTAAAATGTGGCCGTTTAT TGGCGCGCAACCTGAAGGATATCCAAGGTTGCAGAACTGTGATTGCCTTAACTCACATGCGAACACCTAATGATCTCAGATTGGCTAAAGAAGTAGAAGAGATCGATTTAATCCTTGGTGGTCATGATCATGTTTCAGCATTTATAGAG GTGGAAAATAGGTGCATCATCAAGAGTGGAACGGATTTTCGTCAATTTTCTGAAATTACGATGCGCTTTTCTGGCGAGAATGAAAAACCATCAATCAGTGTTAGGTTAATGGACGTTACCTCTCAATATGACGAAGATGTGGACCTTAAAAAGGTTTTAGATGGTTTTGCAG GCGTGATTGGAGAAAAAATGGAGGAAGTCTTGGGTGAATTCACGGTTCCTCTAGATGGCCGTTTTTCCTCTGTTCGCACTTCTGAAACCAATTTAGGAAATTTTATCTGTGATATTATG GTGGCTGCAACTGATTCGGACTTGGCTCTTATCAACTCTGGGACTCTGCGCTCTGACAAGATACATCCTCCTGGACCGTTTAAATTTCGTGATTTGAACCAGATTCTTCCCATGCTGAATCCTCTAATCGTCGTCGAAATTTCCGGCGAGGATTTACTCGCAACTTTGGAGAACGGTGTTTGCATGTACCCAAAGTGGGAGGGTCGTTTCTTACAGGTCGGCGGAATGAGTTTCGCCTTCGATCCAACAAAACCACCGCTCCAGCGTGTAGACCCGCGATTCGTTCGCATCGGCGATCAGTATTTGGAGCTCAAAACTAAATATCGTTTAGTTTCAAAGGCGTACATTATTGCTGGCAAAGACGGATtcgatattttgaaaaagcaaaaaatccTG GTTGATGAAGAAGACAGTTTGCCACTAAACTGTGCAGTGCAAAATCATTTCCAGGCTATTCAGAAGCTTTTAAGAAG ACATAGTTTGGCCCGTTCAATCGAGAGCGAATTGCATCCAGACGGAATTCCAGCGAATTGCATCCCAACCGCTATTCCAGAAACTGAATCAATCCGTCTCCGACGATGCAGTACAATCGAAGCTCCAAACGAAGCACTACTTTTTGAAGATAGCTCAGCTGTAGTTGACGTTGAAGTACCGATACACAACAGGCCAAGAGCACCAAAACTACAGAGACAATCCAGTATGGAAGAAGTGGAGAAAGCTTCTTGCAAATTGGAACCACGCATCGAGGGAAGGATTGTTGTTCTAAATGAGGAAACACTGGTGCATCTGTTGAGCGAACGTGAAGCGTGGGAGAAAAGTGT